The Deltaproteobacteria bacterium DNA window CGTCTTCAAGGACAAGCAAAACTGCCTCGCGATCTACAGCGAGAAGCACGATCCCACGTGGGAGCGCACGGCGCAGGAAATCGCCCGCTTCTCGCAGCGGGACGCTGACACCTGGCGAAAGCTCCACGCGATCTCCGAATCCGAGGAGTACAAGCGCGTGCTCATCGACTCGCTGTTCTTGCCGGCGGAAGACCGGCTCACCGGCGCCGTCGAGGAACGCAAGATGATGATGTTCCCTGGGCTGATGGCCGCCGGCCTGGTTCCCGATTCTTTGTCCATGAAGGCGAGCGGCCTGCGCGCGGCCCAGGAATGGTTCGACAGCCCGGAGCTGCAGTCCTGCGTGCTGCGCTTCGCCGTGTCGTCCGTCATCGACATCAACGAGCCGGGCTTGGGCATGTACACGATGGGGATGGCGCTGACCCTGCCGACGATCGGCTTCAATCGCGGCGGCACGCATCAGATCGCGCACGCTGCCCATCAGATCCTCGTCCAGAGCGGATGCCGGTTCTTCACCAACGTGGAGGTGCAGCGCGCCGTCATCGAGAACGGGACGGTGACCGGCATCCGGCTCGCCGACGGCACCGAGGTCGCCGCCCGCAAGCTCGTGGTGAGCACGCTCTCGCCGCGGCAGCTGATCTTCGAGCTGATCGGCGAACAGCATTGCGACGCCACGTTGAAGAAGCGCGTCGACCTCCTGGATGACACGTTCGGCTGCCTGATGTGGTACAGCTTCGCGGTTCACGAGGCGCCGTCGTACGAGGCCGAGCGCTTCAACCCCGACATCCACGAATGCCAGTGGCTGGGAATGCAGCCGGATCCCGACCCCATGCACATCGCGCGCGAGTGCATGTACCAGAAGCTCGGGAAGTTCCCTCCGCTGGAGGATTATGCGCCCACGGTCGGCTGTCACAGCCTCGTGGATCCGGCCTTCGCGCCGCCCGGGAAGCACGTGGTGTTCAACGAGCAGCTCGGTCCGCCCGCCGGCGCGCACACCGAGAAGGAGTGGTTGGAGATCAAGAAGCGCTATGCGGACGAGCTGATCGGCCTCTGGCAGGACTACGCACCGAACATGACCTGGGACAACGTGATCGGCGTCGACACGAACACGTCGTATGACCACAGGCGAATGCGCAACCTGGGCATCAACGGAACGATGGCCGGCATCGATCGGTCCCCGTTCCAGATCGAAGAGAACCGTCCGACGCCGGAGCTCGCCAACCATCGCACGCCCATCAAGAACCTCTACGCCACGGGCGGCGCGTGGCACGTCGGATCCAATGCCGGCTCGACCGAGGCGTACAACTGCTACCGCGTCATCGCCAAGGACCTCGGGCTCGGGAAGCCGTGGGAGGAACCCGGCAAGGAAGAGCCCGATTCGCTCGTCGCGCAGCTCGCGATCGTGAAGCAGCGGGTACGGGAGGCGTGCCGCCGATAGGCGTCGCCGCGGCGAAGGTCCGAGACATGACGCAGACCTACGACGTCATCATCATCGGCAGCGGACCCAATGGGCTCGCGATCGCCGCCTATCTCAGCAAGGCCGGGCAGAAGGTTCTGTTGCTGGAGAAGCGCCACGAAGCCGGCGGCGGTCTCGCGACCGAACAGGTCACGATCCCCGACTTCTACCACAACACGCACGCCGTCTACATGATGATGGTGGACTACGCGCCGGTGTACCGGGACTTCGGCTTCGAGGAGCGCGGCGTCCGACACATCTATCCGGAGCTGCAGGTGGCGCTGTCGCTCGCCGACGGCCGCGCGCTCGCGATCTACCGCGATCTCGAGCGGACCTGCGCGTCGATCGCCG harbors:
- a CDS encoding NAD(P)/FAD-dependent oxidoreductase; protein product: MADLSFDAVIVGGGNKALLLALYLIKYGGMSVGIFERRHEIGGCLATEELAAPGFRGNTHANIILPWYYAPIWRDFPQFWDYGAQWEQHTCSDGFVFKDKQNCLAIYSEKHDPTWERTAQEIARFSQRDADTWRKLHAISESEEYKRVLIDSLFLPAEDRLTGAVEERKMMMFPGLMAAGLVPDSLSMKASGLRAAQEWFDSPELQSCVLRFAVSSVIDINEPGLGMYTMGMALTLPTIGFNRGGTHQIAHAAHQILVQSGCRFFTNVEVQRAVIENGTVTGIRLADGTEVAARKLVVSTLSPRQLIFELIGEQHCDATLKKRVDLLDDTFGCLMWYSFAVHEAPSYEAERFNPDIHECQWLGMQPDPDPMHIARECMYQKLGKFPPLEDYAPTVGCHSLVDPAFAPPGKHVVFNEQLGPPAGAHTEKEWLEIKKRYADELIGLWQDYAPNMTWDNVIGVDTNTSYDHRRMRNLGINGTMAGIDRSPFQIEENRPTPELANHRTPIKNLYATGGAWHVGSNAGSTEAYNCYRVIAKDLGLGKPWEEPGKEEPDSLVAQLAIVKQRVREACRR